AGGCAATTCTGGTTCGCACTGTAGCGCTGATCCAGAAGAATCGACGGGAAGCGATCTCGGCACACTAAAACAGCTTTGCCAGTTTGACCTAATGGACCTCACGCAAGGCATCAAGAACCGCCTTCAAATTCTGCTGTTCCTCGTACCACTGAAACACTGCCGCGATTGTCTCAGGTTGAATGCTGGAGTAATTCTTGGCCATGTCTTCCTGACTCCATCCCGCTTCAATTAAAGTCAGGACAAACCACGCAGATGCGATCGCACCACTAGCTTTAGGCTTTTAAGCAACGCAAGCAGGCTGTGGCAAAGCCTGACTCGACCCCTGACACCACAACTTCGAACGAGCATGTAGGGTAAACCACAGCCTGAGAACGAACTTTCACTCTCCTTAAACGGTGAAAGTAGCCCGCTTTAGGCGGTTGAACAGAAAGTTCGCCCTTGTCACAGTTTGGGCGATTCAGATAGGATGGACCCCTTGAGCTGCACTCCTGGTGAGTTCAGCGATCGTGGCCAGTAACTCATCAATATTGACGGGTTTGACCAAGAACTTTTGAAACCCGAATGATACTGCCCCTTGACTGTCACTAGGTGCGGCAAGTCGAGTACTATACCCAGTTACCGCGATCGCTGGAATTACCTTGGATGAACCCGACTGAAGGTTTCTAACCAGGTCGAGCAGAGCATAACCGTTGCCATCGGGTAACTTGAGGTCTGTAATTAGAATATCTGGAAAAAACTCTTTCATCGTCTTGAGAGCTGTTTCCACTGTAATTGCTGTAGCGACTGTTGCTCCCGACTGAGTTAAAAACAAATCAAACAGCTCTAACGTTTCAAGATTATCGTCAACCACGAGAACTGAGATGCCACTCAAGAGGAGCCTCATGTCTGGCTCTTGACTCATAGTATTTTGTATGTCAGTTATACGAGTTACAAAGCTGAGGTGTATGCATGACCTTAGTTGAAGATGCTTGTGAAGTGGAGGATGGGTGACCCTTAAGTCACTGAGGGTTCCCAGTTACTCACGGGATCGATGTGATTCAAAAATTGGATGTTTTTGTCCTTAGCGAGATCCAAGGCAAATCTCAGAGCACTTTCGTAATCTTTCTGAGTGGAGAGAAACCGCCCGCCACCCGAGTAACCTGCCGACCCCACGTGTAAGGTAATCGCTTGCCCTTCGACATAAATCGAGTAAAGGTCTCCATTTGTTAGGTGGGGATTCATAATTTGGTGACCTGCTGAGAGGAAGAGCTTCATTATGCTCGCATTCCAAAGCAGCTTCGACTCTATTTAGACAGAGCAGTACTGCTTCTGGTCCAGGACTAAAAGGCGAGCCGCCGCCAACTCGATGAGCTTAACTGTGCCTCTAATCACCTTGCCTCACTAGATGACATCGATTGATCTCCCACTCGTCCAGCCAAACTTGCCACCATCGAGATCAATTGGGTCGAGTCCACAGGTTTCGCTAAATGCATTTGAAACCCAGCATCGATCGCCTGTTGCCGCTCTCGGTCGCTGACATAGGCAGTAATGGCGGCTGCCGGAATCTGGCCTCCAGTGACTGTATCCAGCTCTCTCACCTGACGAATCAGGGAAAGCCCATCTTCCTCTGGCATGCCAATGTCTGATAGGAGTACATCATATCCGCTAGGGTAGGCAACTAGAACCGAGATTGCCTCTCTGACCGAAGTCACTCCCACGACTTGTGCCCCCACGCCTTCCAACAGGTATTTCATTAAGTCAAGAATATCTACTTCGTCATCCACGACCAAAACGTGTAAGCCTGCCAGCAAAAGAACTTCCTGGTTTATAGCGGCTGAAGGCTCCGCGACTGTCGGTTCTGAGTAGCTCGACGAAGTCAATTCCAAGGGCATCAGACGTGCTTCAGGTGATGTTACTGGGTTCCCGAAAGGAATCGTCGTTTGCAGAGGGAACCTCACAATCATCGTGGTTCCTTGTCCTTTGCCGGAGCTCTCGGCTTGCACTGTGCCGCCATGCAACTCTACAATATGGCGAACAATGGCCAGGCCCAAACCTAGCCCCTGACTACCTTTAGTTGTGCTGGCATCTCCTTGACGAAAGCGCTCAAAAACGTAGGGTAGCAATTCTGCCTCAATGCCCTGTCCCGTATCGCTGACTTGAATCTCGGCATGAGTCTGCACAGGTGCTAACTTAATTTCTACCTGTCCACCAGAGGGCGTAAACTTGATGGCGTTCGCTAGCAAATTCCACAGCACTTGCTGCAAGCGCCCGCGATCGCCCACAATAGTGGCAGCTTTTAGCTGCGACACGATTTGAATCGCTTTCCCCTCTGCGGTAAGTTGAACAGATTCGATCGCCCCACCCACGACAGAGGCCAGATCCAGTGACTGGGTGTTGAGGTGCAGTTTGCCGCTAGTAATCCGCGAAATATCCAGCATGTCCTCAATCAGTTGAGATTGGGCTCGCGCGCTTCGCTCTATCACTTCTAGGGCACGAGTGACGGTTGACTGGTCTAGCTGGCGATTGCGAAGAACTTGCGCCCAACCCAGCATGGTATTTAGGGGGTTGCGGAGTTCATGGGAAAGGTTAGATAAAAATTCATCTTTCGCTCGGTTCGCAGCCTCTGCTTCTTGACGGGCAGACTGTTCCTGGTTCAGGAGCTGAGATCGCTCGGCTTCAAACTGCTTACGCTCGGTAATATCTTCAACCGACAGCAAAATTTGTTGAGCTTCCCCGTCTTGAACAATCTTCCAACCATTGAGCAACATGACTTTGGGCCCAATCCGCTCAAAATCATGCTTCACTTCAAAGTTCTGAAGACTCGTATCATTAATCAGAATATCTTCCAGGAGCGCTTGCAATCCGGGGATGTTCCAGTGACCGTTGCCCAAATCAAACAGCAGCACTTGGACAGTTTTGGGGGGCACCATCTGAAACGTTTTATAGAACGCTCGGTTGGCTTGGGTTACCCGAAAATCAGATTCCAGCACGAGCAGCGGCACTTGCACTGTTTCTACAATTGCTTCTGCATAATTCCGGGCTGCTTCTAGCGTGGAGGCACTGCGCTTCAGGGCATCAATATCGAGCAATACCAACACTACGCCGTCGATCTGATTTTCAGTCGTGCGATACGGACGAATCCGCAGCATGTACCAATGATCTTCCTGGGTTTGCACTTCCAGTTCCTTGACGCTGAGCGTCTCCAGCACTTCTAAAATCAGCTGGTCTAAGTCTGGAACCTGGAGGTTGGTTCTAATATCACTCAACGGTCGTCCCGTGTCGGTGGGAATAAAGTTGAATAATCGCTGTGCCATGGGCGTGAAGCGACGAACCCGTAAGTCGTGAGTCAACATCAAAATCGGGATGTTGATGCTCGCCAACAAATTGGTCAGATCGTTGTTGACCTGGTGCATTTCTGCATTGCGGCTTCGGAGTTCTTCATTCGTGGTACTAAGTTCTTCATTCGTGGCTTGAATTTCTTCTTTGGCCGTTTCTAACTCTTCGTTGGTGCTTTGCAACTCCTCATTGCTCGACAAAATTTCTTCATTGGCAACTTTGAGGTCTTGATTGGTATGCTCCTGCTCTTGAATGATGGCCTGCAAATACTCTTGAGTGGCGGCTCGTTCCTGATTCGCCGCGTCTAGCTCTTGCCTGAGTCGTGCATTCTCCTGCTCTAGCGCTCCCTGGGGAATATCTGAATTGACGGAATTCGGTGGGCTAGCGGGTGGTGCGTCTTCAAAGAGGACTAAAAAGCGGCGTTCTTCCGTAATCGGCACCTTGAAGGGAATCACTTGAAGATTGACTACTCTGGAGCGATCGCCTTCTTCTAAGCGGAGTCCATTTCTGGTGATGGGCATCTCCTGTCGTTGCGCTTGGTAAACCGCAGCCCGGAGTTCGACCAGCAAACCGTCCCTCACTAAGTTAAAGAGGTTGAGGTTCACAACGCCAGAGACGAGTTTCAAGTAGCGATCCACCTCTCCTCGGAGTTGCAGCACCTGCATCTTATGATCGAGCACGGCTCCCACAGGAGCGTAATGATTGGCAATCAGATGATCGACCTTTTGATCGAGGTCAAACTCCTCTGTCGGCGCGGGCAGAGGTGGGCGACCTGCTAAAACTTGGCTAGTGCGATCGCTGACCTTCGCAATCGGATGGCGACTGGGGGCAAACGAAAGTGGGGAACGAGTTGCAGCTGGCTTCCTAGTATAAAGTTTGTGTTTTTTCTCGACCAAAGTAAACAGGTCTGAAGCTTGACCCGTGCTCTCTGAGTTACCGAGGAGTAGAAAGCCAGTCGGGTTAAGGCTGTAATGAAAAATGGGCATAATTTGCTTTTGCAGCGCATCTCCCAAATAGATCAGCACATTGCGGCAGCTCACCAGATCGAGATTACAGAATGGCGGATCGCTGCCCAAATTTTGATGGGCAAACACACAGAGTTCACGCACAGCCTTACTAATTTGAAATCTGTCTCCCTCCAAAGCATAGAAAAAGCGACAACGACGCGCGGCTGACACGTCCACCATCTGGTTTTCTGTATAGATGCCTGCTCTGGCTTTGTCGATCGCCACATCGCTGATATCAGTGGCAAAAATCTGGATCGGGGGTTGGATATTTTGATCTGCCAAAAACTCTAACAAGCAGATGGCGATCGAATAAACTTCTTCACCTGTCGAACAGCCCGCGATCCAGATCCGAATCGACCTGTCGTTAGACTTGTTTTGTGTAATCGTTGGAAAAACTTGCTTTTTTAGGAGTTCGAAGGCTTCCGGATCGCGGAAAAAGCTGGTGACGTGGATTAATATTTCTTCGTACAGTGCCTTGATTTCAGCTGGATGCACTTGCAGGTACGTGACATAGTCCTCCAACCGTTCCAGCTTATACAACAGCATGCGTCGCTGAATCCGCCGATCAACCGTGTTTGTCTTGTAGCGGCTAAAATCAACACCTGTTTTGGATTGCAACAGGGCAAAAATTGTCGTTAGGGCATCAGTGGGTGGGGGTGATAACTCCGTCAAAATGGGTGGCATGAGGCGAGCCATGATCGGGTTGCGGCTCAAGTTTGCTAGTTCCTCAGCAATTTTGGCAGGCGGTAGCACAAAATCGACATTCCCCGTAGCCACGGCTGTGTTGGGCATACTGTCAAATTGGGCCGTGTCTTCACACTGAGCAAAGGTGATGCCACCCGCTGCCTTAATGGCTTTTAATCCCAGAGAACCGTCGCCATCGCCTCCCGACAACACAACAGCGATCGCCTTATGTCCGCGATCCGCTGCCAACGAGGCAAAAAAGGCATCTCCTGGCATATATTTACCCAACACTTTCTCACGGGGCGATAGTTGCAGCACCCCTTCAGAGAGAACCATTTTGGTGTTGGGTGGAATCACATAAACCTGGTTTGGCTCGACGGTTGTGCCGTCCTGTACTTCGTGGACTGGCAGCTGTGTCGTTCTAGCCAGAATCTCGGTCAGCAAACTCTCATGATCTGGAGCTAAATGCTGAATCAGCACAAATGCCATCCCCGTGTCGGTGGGTAGATGGCTCAGCAATTGGGTAAAGGCTGCTAAACCTCCTGCAGAGGCTGCAACTCCCACGATGGGAAAGGCTGCCTCGATCTCCTCTCCAGTCAGTTCAAACGTCGGTTGCTCAGAAGAGTCAGGAGACATAAGTTAAGTTGAGCACCTCAGTATCGCAGCTATCATTTTTACAATCAGCCGCTGTACTCATACTCTAAGACGCCTGACTAGATCCTGCCGAATTTATTGTATTTTGCATGAAAGATGTAATATAGCCTTCCCC
The Trichocoleus sp. FACHB-46 genome window above contains:
- a CDS encoding chemotaxis protein CheB; this encodes MSPDSSEQPTFELTGEEIEAAFPIVGVAASAGGLAAFTQLLSHLPTDTGMAFVLIQHLAPDHESLLTEILARTTQLPVHEVQDGTTVEPNQVYVIPPNTKMVLSEGVLQLSPREKVLGKYMPGDAFFASLAADRGHKAIAVVLSGGDGDGSLGLKAIKAAGGITFAQCEDTAQFDSMPNTAVATGNVDFVLPPAKIAEELANLSRNPIMARLMPPILTELSPPPTDALTTIFALLQSKTGVDFSRYKTNTVDRRIQRRMLLYKLERLEDYVTYLQVHPAEIKALYEEILIHVTSFFRDPEAFELLKKQVFPTITQNKSNDRSIRIWIAGCSTGEEVYSIAICLLEFLADQNIQPPIQIFATDISDVAIDKARAGIYTENQMVDVSAARRCRFFYALEGDRFQISKAVRELCVFAHQNLGSDPPFCNLDLVSCRNVLIYLGDALQKQIMPIFHYSLNPTGFLLLGNSESTGQASDLFTLVEKKHKLYTRKPAATRSPLSFAPSRHPIAKVSDRTSQVLAGRPPLPAPTEEFDLDQKVDHLIANHYAPVGAVLDHKMQVLQLRGEVDRYLKLVSGVVNLNLFNLVRDGLLVELRAAVYQAQRQEMPITRNGLRLEEGDRSRVVNLQVIPFKVPITEERRFLVLFEDAPPASPPNSVNSDIPQGALEQENARLRQELDAANQERAATQEYLQAIIQEQEHTNQDLKVANEEILSSNEELQSTNEELETAKEEIQATNEELSTTNEELRSRNAEMHQVNNDLTNLLASINIPILMLTHDLRVRRFTPMAQRLFNFIPTDTGRPLSDIRTNLQVPDLDQLILEVLETLSVKELEVQTQEDHWYMLRIRPYRTTENQIDGVVLVLLDIDALKRSASTLEAARNYAEAIVETVQVPLLVLESDFRVTQANRAFYKTFQMVPPKTVQVLLFDLGNGHWNIPGLQALLEDILINDTSLQNFEVKHDFERIGPKVMLLNGWKIVQDGEAQQILLSVEDITERKQFEAERSQLLNQEQSARQEAEAANRAKDEFLSNLSHELRNPLNTMLGWAQVLRNRQLDQSTVTRALEVIERSARAQSQLIEDMLDISRITSGKLHLNTQSLDLASVVGGAIESVQLTAEGKAIQIVSQLKAATIVGDRGRLQQVLWNLLANAIKFTPSGGQVEIKLAPVQTHAEIQVSDTGQGIEAELLPYVFERFRQGDASTTKGSQGLGLGLAIVRHIVELHGGTVQAESSGKGQGTTMIVRFPLQTTIPFGNPVTSPEARLMPLELTSSSYSEPTVAEPSAAINQEVLLLAGLHVLVVDDEVDILDLMKYLLEGVGAQVVGVTSVREAISVLVAYPSGYDVLLSDIGMPEEDGLSLIRQVRELDTVTGGQIPAAAITAYVSDRERQQAIDAGFQMHLAKPVDSTQLISMVASLAGRVGDQSMSSSEAR
- a CDS encoding DUF433 domain-containing protein is translated as MASAWFVLTLIEAGWSQEDMAKNYSSIQPETIAAVFQWYEEQQNLKAVLDALREVH
- a CDS encoding response regulator, which codes for MRLLLSGISVLVVDDNLETLELFDLFLTQSGATVATAITVETALKTMKEFFPDILITDLKLPDGNGYALLDLVRNLQSGSSKVIPAIAVTGYSTRLAAPSDSQGAVSFGFQKFLVKPVNIDELLATIAELTRSAAQGVHPI